A DNA window from Alicyclobacillus vulcanalis contains the following coding sequences:
- a CDS encoding haloacid dehalogenase type II gives MLIVFDAYGTLFDWNGGIAQALALEGVSREDGCLLAANARDVQLRLAWHAALTEAYRDFDRLTREAFTHVLGERMGPEAVERVAQAQDALPLFPDVTEALDGLRDVPLAILSNGTLRALQAMLSRHGLLFSFHHIVSTDPARTYKPARRAYQHAVQTLNVQKRDVLFVSSNDWDAAAAAHFGFRVCYLARSGARPLPYGRAPQHVLRSMAELPPLLASLRTS, from the coding sequence TGCTCATCGTATTCGACGCCTATGGTACCCTGTTTGACTGGAACGGCGGCATCGCCCAGGCGCTTGCGCTGGAGGGCGTCAGCCGAGAGGACGGTTGTTTGCTCGCCGCAAACGCCCGCGACGTGCAGCTGCGGCTGGCCTGGCACGCGGCCTTGACCGAGGCGTACCGCGACTTCGACCGCCTCACGCGAGAAGCGTTCACCCACGTGCTCGGGGAGCGGATGGGGCCCGAGGCGGTAGAGCGCGTCGCACAGGCGCAAGACGCGCTTCCGCTCTTCCCGGACGTTACTGAAGCGCTCGACGGTCTGCGCGACGTGCCGCTTGCCATTTTGTCGAACGGCACGTTGCGCGCGTTACAAGCGATGCTCTCACGCCACGGCCTCTTGTTTTCGTTTCACCACATCGTATCCACGGATCCCGCTCGGACGTACAAGCCGGCGCGGCGCGCGTACCAGCACGCCGTGCAAACACTCAACGTGCAGAAGCGCGACGTGCTCTTCGTGTCGAGCAACGATTGGGACGCCGCCGCCGCGGCCCACTTCGGATTCCGCGTCTGTTATCTGGCCCGTTCGGGAGCGCGCCCACTCCCCTACGGCCGCGCGCCTCAGCACGTCCTGCGGTCCATGGCTGAGCTCCCGCCGCTTTTGGCCTCGCTAAGAACATCATGA